The following DNA comes from Caretta caretta isolate rCarCar2 chromosome 10, rCarCar1.hap1, whole genome shotgun sequence.
aattctttcctgggtatctggctggtgaatcttacccacatgctcagggttcagctgattgccatatttggggtcgggaaggaattttcctccagggcagattagaagaggccctggggtttttttgccttcctctgtagcatggggcacaggtcacttgctggaggattctctgcaccttgaagtctttaaaccatgatttgaagacttcaatagctcagacacaggtgagaggtttattgcaggagctggtgggtgagattctgtggcctgcattgtgcaggaggtcagactagatgatcataatggtcccttctgaccttaatatttatgaatctatgatccTGTCAAACTGTTTATTGGCTCTGCTACCCCCTAGCTAGTATGGGTGCAAGCCACTGCCTTCTGCTGGACAATTGggaaattgggttttcaactaaatgaAATAGTTCACAAAAAGTGTcttctttctgtggaaaattttgttttttcattgaaaaatctgATGCCCCAAAACcgaaatattttggccaaaaatcaaaacatttgaaTTCAGAAATGCTGCTATGGTGCCTCATGAGAGCTGCAGATCTGTTGCCtgatgtccccattctcctctatgggctaagctcccatgatgcactgtgactAGCAGTTCCCATGATgtactgtctctctctccaagaGGAGAcatcatggtgcatcatgggagatgtagtctgactgGGGAACCTGACCTGTAGAGAAGGATGAGAGCAAGAGGTAACCAAATTACAATCCCCATGTCGCATCTCAGCAGAATTTctacataaaaatattttgattttcagacaaaatatttctatatttgaatttttactgaaaaaaatcacaattttccacattaaaaaaatcttccaaatCTTCCATATTCATTGTATGCTGGGGAAGGGATTAGACACTGAGATGATTCACGAACCTCTGGAGACCTAAGTTCTAGCCCAGTTTAGGACATCAATTATAATAAATCCTTAGCTATTTGAGAGTTCTGTTTGCCACTGTTCTACACCATGTGGCCTCTCAGAAATGGCCCGATGTCAGATCCTCATCTTCCACAGGCCCCTACTTCTCAAGAACTGTTAGTGGTTAGCCACCTGGGGCCtctgacacacagctgagcagttctgattctttccagtagagggcagtggctCTCACACAGTAGCTACTTGATAGCAGAGTCAATTCAACCTGATCCCCTATGACCACTTAAAATATCCAGAGAACTGGGCTTGACTGGCGATCTCTGGTGACAGGAGACTCCTGCTAGCAGCAGAACAGGGGTACTGCAGGTCAGCATCAAGGTGCAGAGGGGCAGAAGAAGCTTTGCACAGCACCATATCTAGTGCCCGTCAGTGCTATCAAGTCTTTAAGAATCATTATATTCATCTCACTGATCAATACGTTGCATCTTAGCATTTATTTAGTTTCCCAAGTAAATCCATTGATCAATATGTTGCATCTTAGCATTTATTTAGTTTCCCAAGTAAATCCATTTGCTCCCCACTGGCCGGGTCCGCATGCTGTAACTCCCTGCGTGTGTTTGTCTGTCCCCTCTCCAGAACAGTGGAGCACTGCCTTCACATGTTTGACCGGATGGTGATCTACTTCTTCATAGCAGCATCTTATGCCCCCTGGTGAGTTCACTGTGTGATAGCTGGCTGGTCTCTattggggtggaggagaaggaATCCAGAAAATAGTATCACACTTTACATCTagattaaacatttaaaaaaaacataaaaatccatCTTGAAACAAAAGTCCCACTCCTGCATTTTAGCCCTGGCTACACTCTGTCCGAAGTCCATGGCTGTACGTGCTCAGTGCCTCTAAAAACCAGGCCACTGATTTAGGTGCCCAGGTTTGGACTGAGGGAGCTATATggacacccaggtttgaaaagtCTAGCCCCTTTGCCTTGCCTGAGGCTGGACAGCAAGCATTTGGCCCAGCACTCGGGAATTCCTGGTGTCTCGGCATTGCCAACCCAAGAATCGTGAGTCAGGACCTGGAGAatcctgagattttaaaaaataataaatgtgaggCCTTTTTATGGGTCTTTTGAACCTTTAGGGTTCATGGTTTTCAAGGTTTGTCCACAACCAGAGCGCCAGAAagttacttattttttaaatgaaagccgagattttcacataatcacGTGGCGTCGGGAGCTGGGGCATTAAGAAGAACACGAAATGTTATAGATTCAGGAATAAAaccacaagagttggcaacaatgCTGGTCCCATGCGCTGTCTATTAGACCACGCTTTCCTAGGTCACAGCACTCTCCACCCACGGCTCACACAGTACCCATCAACCTTAGACTCACTCAGAACTCTGCCGCAGAAAGTCTGGGTACATTTGCTTCACACACTCACCTCTGGCACAAGAGGCAGGCCATCACAGTCTGATTTTACCCAGAATAAGGTGAGGAAAGCTGTACCTTCAGCAGCACTAGTGATTATTCCGAAACAGGATATCATATTTATCCTTAAATAGTCTTTATTTGTAAGACAGgctggcagagctctggctttGCTGGGTCTCTGCTGCCTTCTAGAATTTTAGAAATAGAAGGATGAGAGAGCGCTTCCTCACAGCAGTGCTGGGGTACCACCAATGTGAACTTCCTGTATGTttcaatttcctttcttttttggaggctttctctcctcccagcacccctgcatCCATCAGTGACTGCCTCTCAGCATAGATTTCAAACCTTCTGCTTCCCCTTGTGGCTCTGGGTTGGTTTCTCATGGCCAGCTGCTGTTCTCTGCGTCCTGATGGCTCTTTCACCTTTCGGTCTCTATGGGTTTTTTTCAGGTTGAACCTACGGGAGTTGGGTCCCTGGGCCTCCCACATGCGCTGGATCATCTGGATCATGGCATCCGTCGGAACCATCTATGTTTTCTTCTTCCATGAGCGGTGAGCTTGTCTAGCCTCtgccagtctgtctgtctgtctgttgttcaaGAAGGCTGCAcagcctccccttcctccccctgccctgttTTCAATGTGAGTGGGCAGCAAGGAGGGGGCAAGTATGCCCTAAAGCAGTCCCCTGTGCATTCCCTgagccacagcccctccccacattccccctCGGGTGGTGAGTGTCTGCACCACCGGGCGCTCAGGCCAGTCACCAGATGCCATAGTTTGGCTTTCAATCAGCCATGGAACTTGATCAAGATGTGTGCTGCAGTTACACAATTCTTCCACTGGGTGGCAGCAGACAGCAAAAAGTGGCATGCTCCTTCCAAGCTCACAGCCGGAGGGAGTTCTTAGTAGAGCCAgggcccttttctgtacctgcaGAGCACCACACGGTCAGCACAAATCGCCAGGAAGGGAACTGCTCTGTTACACTTAGAATATTCCTGAGCCGTTGCATTGCTACGGGgcctccctccacccatcctgATGCACTCTGTAAACCAGtcgttctcaaacttatttgaccGGGCCCCCCTTGTTTGTGTCTGTAGTTATGTACGCCCTCCCCCcggcacacacacaaatccatagaccgccacccagctctgaaggcagagcggagagcagtggctgcctgctgggtgcccagctctaaaggctgCACCATGCccgcagcagtgcagaagtaagggaggcGATgtgaaaatgcatccgatgaagtgagctgtagctcacgaaagcttatgctcaaataaattggttagtctctaaggtgccacgagtactccttttctttttgcgactacagactaacacggctgctactctgaaacatgtgaaaagtgatatttgtcaatatcacttatcacagcagacttagtgccccattgccaccccagggctgacagccggagccctgccgcctcCAGTGACAgtttggggtgcgggggagaaGGAGAGCCTGAGCCTGGGCCACCTACTGCTGAGGAATtgaggcaggggagaggagagcccaggtggcagggctccagctgtcagccctggggtgatggggctctggctgtccTCTTTATCTCTGCCTGCTGGGTATGCACGGCCCTTCTGCAtgacccccagccacccagggctgacagccagagctcttaaaaaaacccaacaccacaCAGCTCATGCCGCCATTGACACATTCCTGAGCCTCCCTTGGGCAGCctgccccatagtttgagaactgctgctataAACCCACATGATCTTAGCCTGACAACCCTGTGTGAGGTAGATCTTCAACACCATGGTGCTGGAGGCTATGGAATGTCCTAAACCAGATACATCTGCATTTTGGATAGTGGTTTTGCAGAAAAGGTGACTGTGGCCCAGAAGAGTTAAGTAACCTGGTTCAGGTGATACAGGGAGTCAGTGGTAGGGACTGATTTAGCATCCGGgcttcctggctcccagacttGTGTTTTAATTACAAGATCATTCTTCTTCCCTGTCACAGACAGAGCTCAGGCACTGGGCTcctggaggcagggctgggcaatGCACAGCCTTCCCCTGAAATAACCGTTATCCAGCTAACCCCCCAGACCATTATCCAGTACCTGCCTGGCAAAAATGTACCCCATGGAATGTACTTTGCATATTCAACATTTTATGATACATATGGTAAGATACAAGGCACTGATTCTTCACCCAACTTTAATGGGACTTGGCAGGAGTGCAGGGGTTTGCTCACACAGGATCAGTTCAGGCTCGGGGCCCTGCTTTGTgcgttctttggggcagggactgggcctTCTTCTGTGTTGTTCAGCTAGCACATAGTAGGCTGCACCATAACACAAAAACGGTGTATCTGAGTCAATAGAAATACATAGAAGCTGTCAGGATACTCCCACAAGTACGTACTCTGCGCGCACAGACATCAGCCCGGACACATTGCACTTGCTCAGACACACGCACCTCTAACAATGGTCCAATGCATCCGCTTGGTTATCTGGGAGCTCTGAGGGGAAAAGCCCCTCCTTGGGGGACAAACAGTGAGCAACAGGTAATGGGGGCTCAGTCTCATTTAACCTGCCCTACCATCATGACAGGGGCCTGGGATCCTCAAGCTCTCGGATCCAATTCCAACACTGCCTAGAAGGCGGTTCCAacaaggggagagggaggaacagTACAGATGAGTGGGAAAGGGGAATACAGGACTGGTGAGGGGAAAAGGTGACGTGGGAAAATGCCAGTTCACCTTCACTAGAATGCTTACAGGGAGACATGCAGGGAACCCAGGCTTGTGAGCACGTTCCTTAGGGATTACCTCTCCAGATCCTGACCAGTTGTCCCCTCACCTGGCCTCCCCtgagatctgtcctgggtcttgCTTGTCTGTTTGGATGGCCGGCGCTGTGGGGCGGGCTCTGGGTCTGTAAAACGCAGCGGACGTGTGCGGGGCGATAGAAATGATTCATTGCACTCcggcctcctccccggagcagggaAGCTGGGGTTTTAAAGCATTCGATTAAGTGATTCCCTCGGTGCCCTGCTGCCACTGAGTCTATCTTTCTCCGTCACAGGTACAAGCTGGTGGAGCTGGTGTGCTATGTTGTCATGGGAGTCTTCCCTGCCCTGGTGATCCTTTCGATGGTAAGTGACTTGGCCCAGGGCTCAATGcgctgctccctgtcctctgaagAGCCTGGGCCACAGCTGGAAGGATTTGTCTAGTGTGACTCCCTGCCGTTAAATGGTTGCTGTTTTACTGTACGTGGCGCCCACTTCTCAAACTTGCATGGTTCCATCAGGGCATTTGGACTCTCAAAGTGGCCCTTGGAACTAGGCCCCCTAATCTGGGCTCTGAGCTTAGGCTCCTTTTGGGTGGAACGGTCCCTTATAAAGGTGAAATACTGGGCCGAATCCCTGCTGGCTGAGGTGGGAGCGACACGCCAGTGGGGCTGTTTGCCCTCGCACTCCAATTCACTCCAGTTGCTGCCACTGTTCCGTCTCAGCTGTGCCCGAAGGGGAGGGCACTGCAGTAGGGTCAGTGTGGCATCCCCACCGCTGACCCTCATCCCTCCTTGTGTTTGCGAACAGCCAAACCGAGATGGCCTCTTGGAGCTGGTGGCTGGTGGGCTTTTTTACTGCCTGGGCACGGTGTTCTTCAAGAGCGACGGGCGCATCCCCTTTGCCCATGCCATCTGGCACCTCTTCGTGGCAACCGGAGCGGGCATCCACTACTATGCCATTTGGCGGTACCTGTACTGGCCCGAAGTGCTGAAGGCAAAGACGTCCAGATAGGAGCCCCAAGGACATGGGACACGCCAATTGGCACTTGGGGGAAGATTTC
Coding sequences within:
- the MMD2 gene encoding monocyte to macrophage differentiation factor 2 isoform X1 yields the protein MFMSRILDFQKTRYARFMNHRVPSNRRYQPTEYEHAANCATHAFWIIPSILGSSILYILSDDHWETISAWIYGFGLSGLFTVSTIFHTISWKKRHLRTVEHCLHMFDRMVIYFFIAASYAPWLNLRELGPWASHMRWIIWIMASVGTIYVFFFHERYKLVELVCYVVMGVFPALVILSMPNRDGLLELVAGGLFYCLGTVFFKSDGRIPFAHAIWHLFVATGAGIHYYAIWRYLYWPEVLKAKTSR
- the MMD2 gene encoding monocyte to macrophage differentiation factor 2 isoform X2; this translates as MWENGFMNHRVPSNRRYQPTEYEHAANCATHAFWIIPSILGSSILYILSDDHWETISAWIYGFGLSGLFTVSTIFHTISWKKRHLRTVEHCLHMFDRMVIYFFIAASYAPWLNLRELGPWASHMRWIIWIMASVGTIYVFFFHERYKLVELVCYVVMGVFPALVILSMPNRDGLLELVAGGLFYCLGTVFFKSDGRIPFAHAIWHLFVATGAGIHYYAIWRYLYWPEVLKAKTSR